The genomic window gacagggaaagacatgggacagggaaacacctcgcaggaggaaaatctccaggcagcagagatatgatcagggaatgagaggaaatgaaaaccagaaatgttgtgggagggagaattcagaaatctccctatgatccCCTCCGATGCAGACGCCTTCttctgagcaagccccctcgcctcctgtcacagccagcaaagcctctgccctcagggctgtggggtccaaggcgtgaaccatctcctctgcagccagagctccagcagagccgtgctgcagctctccagccacgtgtccatgtccctctgcagagcacaggggtcagagcaactgcccagtaatgtgagtgtctgggaagtgttgtgcacagctgggtgagggtaacgctgtcctgagtgcccggctgtcTCTCCACTTGCCTCTCTCAGCTAGACCctcactgcatttctccttgtttctccaccagtctgtgattgttttcttgttcttgctgtcaggctctctggggatgggagctgcagcagccgagtcaggcACTGCCACTGCTCTTGTGATTCCTCCCACGCAGGTGAGTCCATGGGAATGAAGTGTCCAAGCTGTCCTctaacctgtggggctgtgggcaatgcactCTGTGTCATTCCCCAGCGAATGAGCTGACTCTCCCTTACTGAGATACCATCATTAGGACCCTTGGGTATCTCCTTGGGGTGTCTTTCCAAGCACTGAgatgccctccaggatgcaaatctgtcctatagcatcttggcGTTACCTGAATGCCCCATGGAGAAGCAAAGAGatgctatgaccaaggaaatgctgctgggttggtgaaatgaaccctgtgtgtccttggctacaagtggggtgctgagaccttgagaaagggtgagacactTAGTGCTCGGCAgtggatttctctgctctcagcagtgcctggtgtcttTTCAGGTTAACCTGTGAGTGTGATtaccctctgtctcagaaaggtacaagcagagggcagctgggaacaagacagcgggacagagcagctcccctcactctgcactaacccacaggcaatcctctggcctcgcagggctccctttgctctccctgagtgcagcagaaatgatgagggtttctgaaatccaagaaaacctccagctgagttgggagagagctgtgaaaaaccctctctctctcaaacacttttGCGATTGTGGTTTCTTAGCAATGGCAGTGCAGATACTGACAAGCCCTTTTGCATTGGGAGCAgttttatctgacaaattcaaccaccaggactgcccacaccattcccatgaacccacagctgcagagcagggctgactccatggcagccagcgggcagaggtcctgctcctcctggcacactcagccagcaccacccacagctccagacacagagctgaatgaaggtcTCATAGAaatggagaaggggcagggagtgcgtagtatggaaatggctttggtttccctcagagaagtctcccctaacttgtcactgtcctttcctccttcctcagtgctccacacccagaggcagcagatgtccaacagcagctccatcacccagttcctcctcctggcatttgcagacacacgggagctgcagctcttgcacttctggctcttcctgggcatctacctggctgccctcctgggcaacggcctcatcatcactgctgtagcctgcgaccaccgcctccacacccccatgtacttcttcctcctcaacctctctgttcttgacctgggctgcatctccaccactgtccccaaatccatggccaattccctgtgggacaccaaggccatctcctatgcaggatgtgctgcacaactcttcttcttcctcttctttatcacagcagagtattctctcctcacagtaATGGCATACGATCGTTAtctggccatctgcaaacctctgcactacgggaccctcctgggcagcagagcttgtgtccacatggcagcagctgcctggggcagtgggtttctcactgctgtgctgctcacggccaatacattttccataccactctgccaaggcaatgccctggaccagttcttctgtgaaatcccccagatcctcaagctctcctgctcacactcctacctcagggaagttggacTTATTGTGTTTTGTGTCTGTTTAGCATtggggtgttttattttcatcgtgctgtcctatgtgcagatcttcagggctgtgctgaggatcctctctgagcagggacggcacaaagccttttccacgtgcctccctcacctggctgtggtctccctgtttctCAGTACTGACctatttgcctacctgaagcccccctccatctcctccccatccctggatctggtggtagctgttctgtactcagtggttcctccagcagtgaaccccctcatctacagcatgaggaaccaggagctcaaggatgcactgaagaagctcaTTCAATCCGTAGTCTTTAAGCAGCGCTAAGCTCTTCACATGTcacttcacaagtgatttccaataTATGTGGGGAACCTCCTCTGTTTGtgtattttatctgtgatgaTCATATTTGCCCAGGAACATCTGcatcccttctgcttctccagaggcatgaacccactctgtctgacccagaggtctttgcacatgtgtctggCACGATGGCACAGCTGGCCTCCCATGCCATATCTCTGTAATACAAGGGggtttcctctgtgctgctgtctggagGTTGAGCTCTTCTTCCAGAGTTGAGATcaggaataaaatgaagaaattgcccccatgaGGCCAcgctgctttgcttgggttctccatgggctgaggggaggagggcaaagGGTTATGTATTAGGGAAGAAGGCctggctgctctgtcactggggcagcaggagcagccagaggagtcccagggcaggagccttgtgctggggagacggcctggcacagaggggctgccagcagttggcaacagggatctcctggggtcaagagcaggggacacagggacacactggcctctgtctcctcatgctgcagccctggggctgatggggaggctgaccctcctctgccccccaagagctgctgtgcccttcagaggggctggggctgtgctgtgggtgctccgagctctgtagcaccctgcggtgggcactgccatggggccagcccagcctgggctgctgtgctgtgctgtgctgtgctgtggagagggcaggggagatggggagatccgaggaggggctgttctgggctggaaagtgcccagaaaatgccaaagttatCTGAGCCGTGTGCCCATGCAGATTGGGGACACCCTCCATTGGGTTTGTGGTATAGCCTGGGCTCGTGGAATGGATCCAGGACATGAAAGCACAGGCGAGAGGGGTCtggtccctgcccttggtggcatagacagaccaggaaggtgacccagggcagtcatcaccccccagcctctctcaccagccatttccagcactggctgctcagcccaggtttATGGGTGAGTTTTGCTGTGAGgtcctctccatcctcctgctgggctcagtgcctgtatcaggggaatggccagccctgcccggtctctctcctggcccaggccctggcaggccctggagcatggctgtctgtgaagccccacagctgacatggcctctgctggagcttggagaggctgcctaagaggaaggccatggggtgacaaagccccaaggactgctgtgggcatcatgtcagagggaccATTCCCCACCCTCaatgcaccctgtcctgtgctgtgcctgcacagtggggctgtgggaccatgtgtgGGGCCACAGGGCTGGGACgtcccaggacagggctcagACAGGGGTCAAGAAGGAGATGCCAggggatgacagcaaggacaggtacagacaaggaatttatgtacattgcatttgctgtgcaggtatgagtttgggaaaggcaaagctcaccTGGGGTTGATGCCTGCAAGAAAAGTCAAGAgtgaaaagaagagctttaatggctgtgttagagaccaaggctgaacaagggaaatgcagggctgctgctgactgaggagggtgatttaatgacagcagacactgatgctggggctgaggcactcaatgccttctgtgcctgagtctttactgaaaaggtctcccaggcctctgtgctcaatgaaggggttcaaggaggaggagagcacgtaTTGGCAGGGACCtcatgaaaccccagaaggacaaatggcagtttctgcccctgcaggggacgcagcgtggtgatggcacaggctgggggctgcctggctgggagcagccctgtgggaaaggtcttggtgggcagggagctggacaggaggcagccgtgtgccctggcagcaagggaggccagcagggtgctgggctgtatgaccaggagcatggCAAGAATGTTGAGGAAAGGGTTTCTCTGGAATACTCCAGAATCTAGATCCCCATTTCAGGAAAGATACTGGCAAGCTGGAGTGGGTTATCCAAGGACCCTCAGGACAGCTagggactggagcactttgcctgtgaggagaggctgagggagctgggcttgtccagcccagagaagggaaggtcGCGGGGGCCTCACCCAATCCTGCCAGTACCTGTGAGGAGGTCATGGTgaatacagagccaggctcttcaccatTGCGCATGgtgggaggggaaaagagaatGGGAGGAAGGTGACGAGGAGAGGTTTAGCCAGGGcataagcaaaacttttttccccatgagctcaggcaaatgctggaacaggtcacccagagaggttgtgcagtctctgtccttgggggttttcCAACTCAGactgaatcaagccttgaacaGCTTGGTGTGACCCTGGTTCTGACAGGTggcactgcagacttcctgaggtcccttccaacctcagttctCTTGTAATCCTATGATGATGTTGGGCCCTGTTTCTaactggagcagagcagatgtttatgGGGCCTGAATGCTCCTGGTGTAAGTGACAATCTAAACCaacatctcaagcagtgaagagaggtcgacacctcagtgtgacttgctctgggcaaagactgaggagccctgggcagggaagggtttgggggcaagCGGCTCTGTGCAAGACTCAAAATGATCTTGTTgtaatgcctgtcagatgtcagttaatgtcaatggaaatgaaagtaaggagaactgaagagaaagagccaaagcaaagaaatgtgtcatcacacatttcagcttattttcagtctttgggGGGTGGATTTCCttgatttgaaaaggaaagtgttgtccagaactgggaatggatgtaggacacaaatgccttcaggtacagggacacagacacctggtgccagtggagatgccccgggaagccctgcccagcctccacctgcagcttgcaaggtgctctgctctgccacaggtcctctctgatagacgccaatgccagGCCAGCACCTCAGGTACACTGGGGCCCCTAAAAGTGGCACTGCCTCTTTATGGTCCGACAACTGATGGCTGCCGGGAAAGgtgaacaattcttttttttaacatttaaaaaaatatacaagcacATTTTCATCAACAGAATCATATGAGTACTttcaagaaatggcaatgttttcctaCCATGACAGAATAGGAATTTCCTGGGagtgtgctaatggcaggagaagaactattgatcttccCCTGTGCTTGTATTACCACTTCTCTGTGTATTATTTCATCTGCCTCATCATTCAGGTGTTTCCACCTCTCCTGATTTCAATGGCCATGCCTATGGACATCTTTTCCGTAGGCTATGTGGACgtatgcccttcccattgctctcaggtttcctcctccacttgctctttggtacttca from Mycteria americana isolate JAX WOST 10 ecotype Jacksonville Zoo and Gardens unplaced genomic scaffold, USCA_MyAme_1.0 Scaffold_46, whole genome shotgun sequence includes these protein-coding regions:
- the LOC142403902 gene encoding olfactory receptor 14J1-like, translated to MSNSSSITQFLLLAFADTRELQLLHFWLFLGIYLAALLGNGLIITAVACDHRLHTPMYFFLLNLSVLDLGCISTTVPKSMANSLWDTKAISYAGCAAQLFFFLFFITAEYSLLTVMAYDRYLAICKPLHYGTLLGSRACVHMAAAAWGSGFLTAVLLTANTFSIPLCQGNALDQFFCEIPQILKLSCSHSYLREVGLIVFCVCLALGCFIFIVLSYVQIFRAVLRILSEQGRHKAFSTCLPHLAVVSLFLSTDLFAYLKPPSISSPSLDLVVAVLYSVVPPAVNPLIYSMRNQELKDALKKLIQSVVFKQR